agtgtagtgAATTTGTGAAACTTGTCTAGGTCATGGAATCGAACATCAAGAAAAACAAAAGAGCAAGATTTGGACAGATCACGAAATAGCCGAGAAAGGGACAGGAGCAGAGGTAGATCCTCGAGGAGAGACAGTGATTCGAGAAGAGTGAGGGAACGATCCGGAGACAGAGATAGAAGACAGAGGAGAAGTAGAGAGAGGGAAAGGTCTCGAGGACGAGACAGATCAAGAGATAGGAGGGATCGGTCAAGAGAAAGGGAAAAGTACAGACGAGAGAGAGATCGCTCAAGAGACCGAGGCAGAGACAGATCCAGAGATAGAGATAGAGATAGGAACTTTAGTCGCCACAGTAGAGAAAGAGATTACGAGATTAGTGGAGTCTCTGTCAAGAAACCAATTAGGTACAGTATAATGAtagtttttattcctttaaatattctaaatataatataaccctCTTAAAATATGTTCTCCTGCATGtactgtgtgtgtttttttttttttttttttttttttttttaattagaaaattttttcaaacgaGTATTCTATTACAATGCTCATAATTTTCTTCagaaattacttttttaagattGGTGGATACACTAGACAGAAGGATTGTGATGGTAGTGGCACCACTGCTACTGAGTGGTAGAAAGGGTCTTGTCTGTGTTAAAGAACCAAGCTGCTCGCTTTCAGTCAAGTCAGTACAGATAGCGAGTTGATACACACATGACCTCGGTGGGCGTTTTTTAAACAGACTTTTCAGTACTCATCCTTGATAGTTTGAATACACCATTGGAACTAGATAtcacttaaaattacaaaaatgtgatGTAGAGggcaaaatattatgaaaaactgAGACTGGAATAGTTGCAGATGGTACCTTATGATAAACTCATGAACGTACGATGACTGTGTTTGTAGCACTTGAGatgcatacaaaattataaaggtacggtaaaaagtttattaaattgttgAGGGATAGTAGAACGATCAGACTATGTAAAGATAACAATGGTTTTAAAGATATGAGTCaataagttagaatttaactAGACATTCATTTTAACACTTAGCGAGCCAAGGACTTTAGATCGCTGTCATGTTAAAAATAGTGGCAAGAGCCAATTTCTGAGTAAGTACAAAAtacctttataatttaattatcttttaaaatcttgtgtataaaatcaatattaaccCATTGAGAAAACAATTAACGTAGCCTCTCTAGGACTGAATGTTTgtattgattttggcaaaaatgcatgcatgtactaaaatattaatagaatgcgttttgatgaatataaattaatcagattttcaggacattttagtcTATTTAGTTGCTCTACAATAGTGTTAGTGtggtaagaaaaacaaaaaatcaaaagcaactgtcaatattctattacttttttttgtttatatgtttcaataatttttattcaaaacagcacAATGTTTTTAACATGGAAAACCAGTGTGTAttgaattacttaattataaagcataataacaaaacaatcaaaattcgcttacattttttaactttttgatgattttatgaCAAGCTCCGGAATTAGTTGTCTGGAGATAAGATAAAACTGTTACattcactttttattattaaaatgataattaaaataaactatctacattacatacaatgaccattaatttacttttataattcacttttgtgtcagTATTTGAGTATCTTTGACATCCCAATATCTCACTGTCCAAGTATCTATCTACTTTTGAAGTATgcaaattgtcttgttccatgaggtagtggaagaactaaaaactcattcaacaactataaaatgtaaaacactaaacattgaaaatacgatacatagaatgtaagcagaacattgaagtgacgaaaattgagcatatggcaaaatgtaaacaataacaaaacaagctattAGTTATGGTTTCAGTTTGCAAACATAATGAATCGAAACAGAATGATTGCTCATAAGGATGCAGGAGGGCACAAACCTGCGTTCTAgcggaaaaacaaacaaatacgtgATTTTTAGCGTCTAAAAAGAGCACGAGTGTCGCTCGGACAAGATTTATTCAGTCTCACTCGGCCGCAACAAGTGACGCTTGGGCAAGTTCCCCAATGGGTTAATTAATAGAACTGAAATCAGTATGTAATATTATCAAGTGACAAGAGCCTCATatcagttttacttaatttaaatttaattatacttggGGTAAAgaatcttgatttaaaatgtaacatgtttgaaaacatcttttaaaGCTTTATATTACAACTTTGAATAATACTTTagttcttaaaactaaaaaagtaaaatttattttattgtaaaaattgtattttatgtttcatacAGGCCCCTGGTGGATTATTAAGAGTTCCTGGAATTTCATTGTTGATTGAAATATATGAAGACTGAATGGATAACAGATTTTATATCTGATAGTTGTTACAATTCTGTGTTGTTAAGTTGAAGATTGAATTActtatctgtaatatatatattttgtttttaccataTTAATTTAGAATGACTCGTATATTCAGTTGTTTATCTCCGTGTATGTCATTCAACTtcttaatatactaaaataagtaatttgagcaattgaatatttacatatcatttaatgttttgatttttatttagtggGGTATAGTATAAAATTATCCCAGTCATTTTTCTAATCAACAGCTTTCTGGAACAGCTTTTTTGGTTAATGTATGTATACATTATGCAGTATATGTCACTGTGGCTTTGTtaagaaataaatctttataataaatagtgttgtcatttttattttatacaatttttcacaaaatttggAAAACATATTGCAATATGTGTACTGGTACTTGTTGCGTGTGTCTATTATCAGTCCTTTGACATGGTTGTTTTTTCGTGTGTGGTGACCAGTGGCGCACCCGGGGTGGGGGAGCTTAAGCCTCCCCCCACCCCCAACGACCTGAGGTcagtattattgatatttttctaGCAATTTGACTGCACAATATGGGTTATATAGGTTAAATAGTGAAGGTACATTTCccatttctttcaaataaaatgatTGTTACTTGTTAGACGTATTTATAACACTGAAGTTAACAACACTACTTGAGTCAATGAGCTTAAGCATTGACCTATGCAAACAGCAGAACAGCCTTCCAGTTCTAATGTGACTGTGTAGTGTGTTTTGTTTTCGCCATGCCTAGTTGCTACAACGCTCACTAGTTGCGTTCAAGTTTGCGATTGGCCACTAGCGCTTTTGCTGTTTGTTAAGCATAGCGAAGGTTATAGTGTTGTCAAGTTGTGTTTATACTGTTAGTGATGAATGATAAAAGTAAAGCgagtatacaaaactattttaaactgttgAAATACCATAAATATGAGGTAAGTGATGTGGTTGGCAAGTGCGGTGATATTTTCCCCAATAAGGAGCTGTCTACAAAAAAGCCTAATGTTACGTTGGAGGAGGGCTCAGAAACAAATTGAAGCAGGCCTGAggctaatttaaataaaaagacatgggcattttttatataaaaacaaaaggttGACGAATAATGAGAAGTTAAATCCCAAATGGGTTCTTCTGTCATTTCAATTTTCCTTACAAATCATACGGGAATCAACAAtggaaacttttgtttttatgcTAAAACAATATTCTCGGCTTCCATATTATGGAATTGAAGATTCTGCATACTGCATAAATTGTTTGCTTTTCTCAAAACAAAGAAGTGTGTAAGAGTAATGCTCAACATATTGGTCAACATGAAGGTTATTGTAACTAGAAGAGTTTAATCTTAAAGATTCATGCATAAGTGTGGCTAACTTTTAAAGAGTTATGGTCAGCCAAATAAAACCAATTGACAAATCTGTAGATAGAGGAAAAGACATTCAagccaaaaataatattaaaagaataactcCCATTATTTTGTGTGATAGGCAAAATATTGCCTTTAGGGGCCATAGAGATTATGGTGAATTTCAAATCAATTGTAAACCAATTGAAAATGGGGAAACCTTAGAGCTTTGCTCAGAGCCAGAATTGAAGGAGGAGAGCAACATTTAACAACTTATTTTGAGTCATGTAGCAGGAATGCATCATATATAAGttggaatttacaaaattaagttaTCGATGCTTGCAACCAAGTTATAAGTGAAAAAATAGCAAATTAAGTCTAAGTTTTTTAGGGTCCTCGCTTATAAAACCCCTGGCGTTTCAACAGTTGAACAGTTTTCATTCTTTCTATTTTATGTGACATTGAATTCTCCAAACAACTATCAGTTTTGTGACCAATTTCTGAAGTTCATGCCTCTAACCTCTGCTATGGGTAGTCAGTTAGCAAAAACCTTAATTAAAGGTCTTGAAGACAGTAATATAGATGTCAATAACTTACGTGGCCAGGGGTACGATAGAGCTGCTGCCATGAGTGGGAGGTTAAATGGCACCTAGATTTCATCCAAGAAGCTACCCAACAGCAATAATGTGCATTACGCTTCTCATAGCCTTAACCTGGTGTCAAATGCATCTGAAGTTCTATCAATCAGAAACTGTTTCGGAATAGTAGAgaagttgtataatttttttcaacactcGTAAACGACAAGGCATTTTACAAAAGTGCATTGAATCAGAGATAAATCTTGAAACCAACCAGAAAAAGCTTCTGCAGCTTTGTCCAACAAGATGGGTACAGAGGCATGATGCTGTTTTTGTTATGAAAGAACTTCTAAAACCCATTAAAGTAGCATTAGAAGAAATTACAAACTGGAACAATAGACAGTCTTCTTCGGGAGCTTTAGTGCTAGTAAACTACTTGCATCAAGTTGAATTTATAATTTCTCTCTTTGCATCAGATAAACTTCTTGGTTACACTATAAACTTAAGCAAAAAGCTGCAAGGAATTGATTTGGATTTATCATCTGTAATTACACACATTGAAACTGTACTTGGAAGCTTGAAATCCGTAAGAGGAAACGCAGATAAAGAATTCCATTCAATTTTTGAAGACTACCCAAATTGCCGCACCTTTGGTTACTTATTTGGTTACATACATAAGGAACCAATTTGGTTACTTAATTTCTATGCCTCGTACAGCTGGCAAACTCAAGACAACTGAACAGGACGGAGCAACACACCAACAGAAATGCCAGAAGTTTACAACAATCGATCTGTTTTTATCCCTAGGGTTGACTAATTATTTCATTGGAATCTCGATTCATCAagcataaaaacatattaaaggGTTTTGAGCGCTTAATGCTATTAGCAAATGTATCAAAAGCAGATACAAAATACAACTCAGTTTTATAAagctgtgtaatttttataacaatgatatatttgaaaatccgttctaaaaaacaaaaaaaaatgcaatttatgtGACAAGGACTTGTTTTTCAATATCcatacattgtttaaaatgttgtgtaaCGTCCCTGTGACTACAAGTATTGCTGAGAGGTCATTCTCTACATTATGTCGACTAAAGACGTACTTTAGGAATAATATGGGTACAAATAGACTGACTGGACTAACAGCATTGCATATTCACACCAGTTCACATATTTTCAgttctaaaaaaatcaaatagaagtctggattttgttttgtaaatccATAGTTTGTGCTTATACTTTtgttccaattaaatttaaactttgaaaatcaaaatagtattttttttcttttaaaaacaatattaataatccAGTTATAATGTAATACATGTTATTATGTTACAGCATAACATtagtagtataatattataattgtaattgtataaaacCCAAACCATTTATTACTTGTTCTAGATAACTGACCTTACTCTTTAATGTAACGATTATGTATACAGTCCTGCAACTGTATCACTATTCATACAAgacttaaaattaatacatttaatgggGAAGTCCCAAACCAAAAGTCTGGGTTTGCCCCTGGTGGTGACCCCTACTTTTATGcagaaattttgtataaaaaaacttatttaaagcCTCAATAGCTTAGCTAATTTTGGTCTGAACTTCATAATGTTTCACTTAGATACTCatattgaaacttaaaataaatctataatatacttttattttgtaattatttttgaacgcttaatttattttttaatgtcagaTAAGAAAGAAACATAGTTCAACCAATGGTCAATTTTGCTATCTCAACATCACAGTATCAAAAAGTTAGTAAAGAAATATCAATGTTACTAATGTAAAGAATCCACAAGTAAGTCCTGGTAAAGAAGAACCACTCATTGCTTTGTTTACTCACAACGGCATGGCTAAAATCAACTGAGAGAGGCCTGAACATTGacaatattcaacaaaataaaaaaactacattaaaaaaaaacagtatgaacatgtgtttcttgtttttaaaaaaatgctacttaattaaaataatacaagaactGGCCACAAGACACAGTTTAAACGTTGTGCATTATATGAACGTTAAACTACATAATGGGGTCATAAGTCGGTATTGACAAACCATGTTAAAAGGGTTGTGTATTCAAGTATTCAATGGTGCTGTAACATTAATTTCTAAAGTATAAATggaatgtgtttaaattattctaaaatattatagcCGGTAAAATAATTGAACTCACAACGgagaaattgtaaatttttattttaagtctaaaataaataataatctatttacaaattaaatcccTAAATACAATGTTGGACTAtatgtacaattaatttactCTTAGAATTCTCTGCATAAAACATTCTTATAATATAACTTGGCACTACAAGTCAAGGCACTTAGAGCCAAATCACATTGTGCAATGAACATGAGTATTGTACATTTATGGTCATTAACTTAAGAACACATCAAACTGAGCATTACAACTACAAGTTATTATTTAAGGTTGGATTATCAAAATCATCcttattcatttaaaacttatTCTGTACATTCAGTGTGCTTTTGCACTCAagaaaaacatatgaaataactTTTACTGAATTGCTATATTTGAACTAATAATAGGTTTAAGAAcctatcaaataataataataataggtaagCCTTCTGTCAAATATCAGTCCTACGAGTGATACATATAAAATCTACACAATAGAAGATTTTACATGTTTATGAGTCACTAAACATTGCAAAGTCATGATTttctatactatatatatatttttaaactgtatttataaaaaaatttatattttccctaCTTTTACCTTCGTTATCTTCAGTACACTCTTCAGAAAAAGGTAGTCActgtgaaagaaaaaaaattaggaCAATTTTCATCATCCTAATGGGTCTACACAAACATCTACACGTAAATCACACGTGTTTAAAAACTGGTCAAAGTTTAGATAGATAACTGGGCATACAGACTGGTCAGTTCAGCTCTAGCCAATCCGTGGACGTATCTGTGCACCCAGTTATCTACCTAAACTTCGGccagtttttaaatatgtgtatttttatattaatgtttgtaaattgtgtttgtgtggttttaaaaaaggagataacagtttcagttttcatataaaaataaaattgttacaattttacttgatttttgtaatatatcaaaacggtacttatttaaaaaaaaaaacgtgttgcAATTTATGATAATGGCATTATCATGCCGAAATTATAGTTAATGACATGTATTTTTATCTATATCACGCTGGACTGATTTAACAGAAGGTGTAGAATTTCCAATTCATAATGCTATATTTGGTTGAAGCTTCTTGAAGTAATAATTATGAATTGAAAGTTGGTTCTGTAGGACATTGCTATTGTATTgtcagaaattaatttaaaataaatagtgtaagttttagttttggcataaacatttaaatagaattGTCAACATtctcttaaattatttatgatatgttTGCCTCATATTGAACCAAACTGATTCCAGAACCTAAACTTGCTTtccaaataatgttatatttctcaTTTGTTCTCTCTTGGCCTGCTTCAGAgattgaaagaaataatttagaaaacgGGAAGTTGTGCTTATAAAGACAGGATTTGTACATTTATTGTAGGTATTAAaactattctattttaaattgagtGTCATACAATAgatgtttttaaattagaaaataaatcacGATAATCACTAGGGCCCTAAGTGTGAACTTAGCCTTCTACAGATGTTTTATGAATCCACATTTTTTACACAAAgtcagtaaaactgtaattaaattaaaagttttatagtgatttgattaaaaataagttaattacaaacttctagattttaaattttctcctTGCCagcattatgaaatatttatttaacaattcataacaattaataactgtgtttagtataaaatatagtttagctCTATTAAGTATTAAATAGATTTTCCTGTTCGATCCTTACAATGCTCAGAAACGTGGTTCTAAAATTTAGGTTCACTCAAAATCATCTGTAGTTTGGAATCAACATGATTTTCTCACACACTAATGGGACGTACTGGAGTAACACGTATTGTAAGTATATATAACAACGTGTTGGGACTTGCCCAGAATACCAACAAAAACAAATCCTATAAGGAAGCATGAGTGGGTGGTGGTGGCAGATGGCTCCAGGAGTCTCTACGGTACCGTTCGATGTCGACCTCCGGCCCTCGCTCAGTGTCGGTGACAGTCTCCAAGTGAGTATAATCAGGCTGCAGGGGAATGTATTCAGGCTGGAAGTGAGGGTAAGGCTCGGAGGGGAAGGGATGCCAGGTAGTGGTGGTGGGGGGAGACGTGGAGGGGGAAGGCTGCATGGGAGGGGGAGTGGTGGGAGCAGACCAACTGACTGTTCCACAACCAAAGGAAGGTTGACTAGACCACGAGTAACTCGGGGTAAAAACAGGTCCTGGTGACGAACACGCTGGCTCTGTATTGTAAACTCCTGAAACATATAGAGATATATCTTGAGCTGAACAAGACTAGTGTATTGTACTGTATCAGAAAATGGGACATAAGTGAAGGTTGCATACCAAACTGTGTGGTGGGAGGGGAGGGTCGACCACTGGACCTGGGAGGATAAGGAGCACTGCGTTGATTGCGACACAGACGTTCGCTGCTAGTGTAAACAGCTGGCTGGGGCAGTAGCCAGGTGCTGCTGTCTGTTGGCAAATACAATTATATGGTATAATGCTACTGTGGCTATTCACAACATCTGATCCTGTCTTTAAATGAGATTATATAGACATTGAAATTTATGTGATAGGTTTGGCATTCTGTACAAATGCACTGACCCAATAACCTTTCACACAAGactgaaaatagtaaattaactAACTTAACTCATGTATACATCTTACTTACGTTTTTATCTATAGGTACTAAAAAGGCATTAAACTTgctttcaataataatattgttgctgtaaaatgtttttgtgttaacCATATGTAAATTCGATCTACATtgtattttgtttcattgtaaaCTATCAGTACTTTATACACCTGTAATTCATGTGAAAATATGTGTAcgaaaatctttaatttattctatGGAAGCAAAACAACTTTACTCTAATCAAACTACATAAAATTCTACAATTTCAATATATGGTACTTACAACAGACTTTCACAGTCATAATAATGTGATCCAAAGTTTAAGACGCTAACCAGACATATAGTTGCatgatactaataaaataaacctaaaatgaCACAGCTGAATTTGGCAAAGAGTACAGCTTCAGAAGTGATTACGTCAACATTAGATGtgccgaaaaaaaaaacaaatatttcacccCTTGACAAAGGGAGGTTGagggggtcactttaaattttcaaattgcaacccctatcttgtgacatgtaatttggaaggtaaatttaaaagaaacacaatgacacggACAAAACATCTCTaggacgatcctagcaaaagttatgggcaacaACCCCTTACAtactaagggtgtaaattaagtcctgataacttttgctagaaacagCGTAGAGGTGTTTTCTTAATGTCGTTGTGTTTCTATTTaatagacctttaatatgacatgtcacaagatcggagttgcaaatttgaaaatttaaatgtacccTCCTTTGAAAAGGGGGGGGTAAAAATTTTCACTCtcgaaaaatccaaaaaagtaatttaacaagtatggtgaaggttgtacattgatatctcaattcgttaggaatatatccaggcgtatcaggacttaatttactcCCTTAGATGTAAGATGTTGTTTACTCATAACTTTAGCTACaatcgtcgtagagatgtttttgTCCATGTCATTGCGTTTCTTTTGGATTTACCATTCAAATGACAtatcacaa
This Homalodisca vitripennis isolate AUS2020 chromosome 3, UT_GWSS_2.1, whole genome shotgun sequence DNA region includes the following protein-coding sequences:
- the LOC124357741 gene encoding RNA-binding protein 25-like; translation: MKISLQERLKKKRQALINRQYKADKRAERLRQEKAEQERQDREDEMREISIKMRRRERQKRHQYYEADESNAAENSDEDDRLSNATSGSGSEKIPSDSEKRSWNRTSRKTKEQDLDRSRNSRERDRSRGRSSRRDSDSRRVRERSGDRDRRQRRSRERERSRGRDRSRDRRDRSREREKYRRERDRSRDRGRDRSRDRDRDRNFSRHSRERDYEISGVSVKKPIRPLVDY